The Phycisphaerae bacterium RAS1 genome includes a region encoding these proteins:
- the stkP_4 gene encoding Serine/threonine-protein kinase StkP codes for MAYTFRHGDRPLEGVTIQRAVGRGGFGEVYYALTDSGKQIALKYLRENAEIELRGVSHTMNLKSPHLITIYDVKKNAEGDPFVVMEYVTGPSLRDLMVAEPHGFTPAKAAYFVDGIAKGLSYLHDRGVVHRDLKPGNIFYDDGYVKIGDYGLSKHMSVSQHSGQTVSVGTVHYMAPEIGSGSYSKAIDIYALGVILYEMLTGRLPFAGASMAEILMRHLSDNPDLAGIPEPFAHVIARALAKDPKERYQDVNEMVDALMASGDVEASVASFDPKSLTHVPRSPDVAGPETRTTPVVPPPPIMDARDGGFADRLGQRVERKAEEIARKLDRKVARLSAKIDGGRPRPEPAPEPNHAPPRSGAAHTPIMQRVHPDRGVQVLVLLGATIGVSMLMAAMKGGGRIAEMGIATALYIAGGVVASLLTYFRVLARAPWQNTSFDRLAYATIAAIFMLPALMPANAVSGRDDFQRLYFAPLAALVFCNFTQRIAAGRRGDVSWTSAIAPAIVGMIAAGVVDADRYIGFGAGICAAITLITQAAASLFPESPRPNRKTGLPAAPPPVPPSATPDRFAPRDGEDATTVASPQPPAAGAAAVLDHAVIPPAPANSAIRAIGGVLSILCIAASLGCFFGNVALGPAPADPGPWNPAWNRVFTNADAGAESGLLEAAAEARDEWYEAEHATRGHRESREILLFFTLAPLAWLTFFAPKALYRHRQPLWRGTFRWLIVAAGLTLTSGMITVLAFERLDAEERAASVFGLVAGAVIALACVLIRGPAGATAGRSRHWQFPRRDPASEVSAAGAELSRHLDAAVPSFVGRATNAGMSFLGKLALLLGLTWAAIYNLQPVEFNNGPYQKFVLGPGRVVVNNGGQTVEVNAPRVMVLAPIVLGGILLMIARRHDGGLHWARGFIGAVFGVVGAIIAVGPGQTGVATLIQSGDWGRLSGGETRALVVAGTFLLSAIGLLFWPRPSHGRTIVL; via the coding sequence GTGGCATATACATTCAGACATGGCGACCGTCCGCTTGAAGGCGTGACGATTCAGCGCGCCGTGGGCCGCGGCGGTTTCGGCGAGGTGTATTACGCCCTCACCGACTCGGGAAAGCAGATCGCGCTGAAGTACCTTCGTGAGAACGCGGAGATCGAGCTGCGCGGCGTCTCGCACACGATGAATCTCAAGAGCCCGCACCTCATCACCATCTACGACGTCAAGAAAAACGCCGAAGGCGACCCCTTCGTCGTGATGGAATACGTGACCGGTCCGTCGCTGCGCGACCTGATGGTCGCCGAGCCGCACGGCTTCACGCCGGCGAAGGCGGCCTACTTCGTCGATGGCATCGCGAAGGGGTTGTCGTACCTGCACGACCGGGGCGTCGTCCACCGCGACCTGAAGCCCGGCAACATTTTCTATGACGACGGCTACGTGAAGATCGGCGACTACGGCCTCTCCAAGCACATGTCCGTCAGCCAGCACAGCGGCCAGACCGTCAGCGTCGGCACCGTGCACTACATGGCCCCCGAGATCGGCTCGGGAAGCTACTCAAAGGCCATCGACATCTACGCCCTCGGCGTCATCCTCTATGAAATGCTCACCGGCCGGCTGCCCTTCGCCGGGGCGAGCATGGCCGAAATCCTGATGCGGCACCTGAGCGACAACCCGGACCTGGCCGGCATCCCCGAGCCTTTCGCGCACGTCATCGCCCGTGCCCTCGCCAAAGACCCGAAGGAGCGCTACCAGGACGTCAACGAAATGGTCGACGCCCTGATGGCCTCCGGCGACGTCGAGGCCAGCGTCGCGTCGTTCGATCCCAAGTCGCTCACGCACGTGCCGCGCTCGCCTGACGTCGCCGGCCCGGAGACACGCACCACGCCCGTTGTGCCGCCGCCGCCGATCATGGACGCCCGCGACGGCGGCTTCGCTGATCGGCTTGGGCAGCGCGTCGAGCGAAAAGCCGAGGAGATTGCGCGGAAGCTCGACCGCAAGGTGGCGCGCCTCTCGGCGAAAATCGACGGCGGCCGGCCCCGGCCCGAGCCGGCGCCCGAGCCGAACCACGCGCCGCCTAGATCCGGCGCCGCGCACACGCCCATCATGCAGCGCGTCCACCCGGACCGCGGCGTGCAGGTGCTGGTGTTGCTTGGCGCAACCATCGGCGTCTCGATGCTCATGGCCGCGATGAAGGGCGGCGGGCGCATCGCGGAAATGGGAATCGCGACGGCCCTGTACATCGCCGGCGGCGTTGTCGCCTCGCTGCTCACCTACTTCCGCGTCCTGGCCCGCGCCCCGTGGCAGAACACGTCGTTTGACCGGCTCGCATACGCCACGATCGCGGCGATCTTCATGCTGCCCGCATTGATGCCGGCCAACGCGGTGAGCGGTCGCGACGACTTTCAACGACTCTACTTCGCTCCGCTGGCCGCGCTGGTGTTCTGCAACTTCACGCAGCGCATCGCGGCCGGCCGCCGCGGCGACGTCTCGTGGACGTCCGCCATCGCGCCCGCGATCGTCGGCATGATCGCCGCCGGCGTCGTGGATGCCGACCGCTACATCGGCTTTGGCGCCGGCATTTGTGCCGCGATAACGCTCATTACGCAGGCCGCTGCATCGCTGTTCCCCGAGTCGCCCCGTCCCAACCGGAAAACTGGTCTGCCGGCGGCGCCGCCGCCCGTTCCGCCGAGCGCCACGCCCGACCGCTTCGCGCCCCGCGACGGCGAAGACGCAACCACCGTCGCCTCGCCTCAGCCTCCCGCGGCCGGCGCCGCCGCTGTTCTGGATCACGCCGTCATCCCGCCGGCCCCTGCCAATTCGGCGATCCGCGCGATCGGCGGCGTGCTGAGCATTCTGTGCATCGCCGCGAGCCTGGGCTGCTTTTTCGGAAACGTCGCACTGGGACCGGCCCCGGCCGATCCGGGCCCGTGGAATCCGGCCTGGAATCGGGTATTCACGAACGCCGACGCCGGCGCGGAGTCCGGATTGCTGGAAGCTGCCGCCGAGGCGCGCGACGAATGGTACGAAGCCGAGCACGCCACGCGCGGGCACCGCGAGTCGCGCGAGATTCTATTGTTCTTCACGCTCGCGCCGCTGGCATGGCTGACGTTTTTCGCTCCCAAGGCGCTCTATCGCCATCGCCAACCGCTGTGGCGCGGCACCTTCCGCTGGCTGATCGTCGCCGCCGGCCTGACGCTCACGTCCGGAATGATTACCGTGTTGGCGTTCGAGCGGCTCGACGCCGAGGAGCGCGCCGCGTCGGTGTTCGGACTGGTGGCCGGCGCCGTGATCGCGCTGGCCTGCGTGCTCATTCGCGGTCCGGCGGGCGCCACCGCCGGCCGATCGCGTCACTGGCAGTTCCCGCGGCGCGACCCGGCCAGCGAGGTCTCCGCCGCCGGGGCCGAGCTGTCGCGGCACCTCGACGCCGCGGTCCCCTCGTTCGTCGGCCGCGCCACCAACGCGGGCATGTCTTTCCTCGGCAAGCTGGCGCTGCTGCTGGGGCTGACCTGGGCCGCGATCTACAACCTCCAGCCGGTGGAGTTCAACAACGGCCCGTATCAGAAATTCGTCCTCGGCCCCGGCCGCGTCGTGGTCAACAACGGCGGGCAGACCGTCGAAGTGAACGCGCCGCGCGTGATGGTTTTGGCGCCCATCGTCCTCGGTGGAATCCTGCTCATGATCGCTCGTCGCCACGACGGCGGCCTGCACTGGGCCCGCGGCTTCATCGGCGCGGTCTTCGGCGTCGTGGGCGCGATCATCGCCGTCGGCCCCGGCCAAACCGGAGTCGCCACGCTGATCCAATCGGGTGACTGGGGCCGCCTGAGCGGCGGCGAAACGCGCGCGCTGGTCGTCGCCGGCACGTTTCTGCTCTCCGCGATCGGCCTGCTCTTCTGGCCGCGACCCTCGCATGGCCGGACGATCGTGCTGTAA
- a CDS encoding Alpha/beta hydrolase family protein, with product MGETPIPPTPRMAVPSHDRKCLNNRDSLMNRVPCARTLAAIGFFGGLLSGCANVSREVYTPPREEYGLILILPGIEGKSVWNRDLAHGLDDGGVASAIEVHDWTTGLPGGFMFNLTDYERNREQATRVARRILEFRDRHPGRPVHLIGHSGGGGIAIMALEALPPGRQIDAAILLAPALSPEYDLTIALRRTRHGVHNFYSKNDVSFLKLGTSLFGSIDREYGASAGAVGFRLPGGAPPDTHRIYSARLHQVAWDSRLAKFGASGSHVGWASARFAREYLAALIRHNEARKPLSRRDESESASAGGGL from the coding sequence ATGGGCGAGACGCCCATCCCACCCACGCCTCGCATGGCCGTGCCGAGCCATGACAGGAAGTGTCTGAACAACCGGGATAGCCTCATGAATCGAGTGCCCTGCGCCCGCACGCTCGCGGCGATCGGCTTCTTCGGCGGATTGCTCTCCGGCTGCGCGAACGTCTCGCGCGAGGTGTATACCCCGCCGCGCGAAGAGTACGGCCTGATTCTGATCCTGCCCGGAATCGAGGGAAAAAGCGTCTGGAACCGCGACCTGGCGCACGGCCTGGACGACGGCGGCGTGGCGTCGGCCATCGAGGTCCACGACTGGACCACCGGCCTGCCGGGCGGTTTCATGTTCAATCTCACCGACTATGAGCGCAATCGCGAGCAGGCCACCCGCGTCGCTCGCCGCATTCTGGAATTCCGCGATCGCCACCCCGGGCGGCCGGTGCACCTCATCGGACATTCCGGCGGCGGCGGGATCGCCATCATGGCGCTCGAGGCGCTGCCTCCCGGCCGGCAGATTGACGCCGCAATACTCCTGGCGCCGGCGCTCTCGCCCGAGTACGACCTGACGATTGCCCTACGCCGCACGCGGCATGGCGTGCACAACTTCTACTCGAAGAACGACGTCAGCTTCCTGAAGCTCGGCACGTCGCTCTTCGGTTCGATCGACCGCGAGTACGGCGCCTCGGCGGGCGCGGTCGGGTTCCGGCTCCCCGGCGGCGCGCCGCCGGACACGCACCGCATCTACAGCGCGCGGCTTCACCAGGTCGCCTGGGATTCGCGCCTGGCCAAGTTCGGTGCGTCCGGGTCGCACGTCGGTTGGGCGTCGGCGCGGTTCGCGCGCGAGTATCTCGCCGCGCTGATACGCCATAATGAAGCCCGCAAGCCGCTGTCGCGCAGGGACGAAAGCGAGTCGGCCAGCGCCGGCGGCGGGTTGTGA